In Hymenobacter sublimis, a single genomic region encodes these proteins:
- a CDS encoding Hsp20/alpha crystallin family protein, translating to MAIQKYQDSFSDMNSSSFSTMLDRFFNDSLASRGRVNSFSPHVDAYETEKSYEIEAALPGLKREDIKVDFHQGRLTISGERHFRNEQNQRRYHVVESSFGSFHRAFQLPDTVDASRIQAAFEDGVLRVSVPKDEKKTMRHQIEVRGGQNQGSSPGQMSERLGEQATDVAVQTGSNGNGQPQATGSVDPAEEMKNRPQSSGVGS from the coding sequence ATGGCTATTCAGAAATATCAGGATTCCTTTTCTGACATGAACTCCTCGAGCTTCAGCACCATGCTCGACCGGTTTTTCAACGACTCCCTGGCCTCGCGGGGGCGCGTGAACAGTTTCTCGCCCCACGTAGATGCTTACGAGACGGAGAAAAGCTACGAGATTGAGGCCGCCTTACCTGGCCTGAAGCGCGAAGACATTAAGGTTGACTTCCACCAGGGGCGCCTGACCATATCGGGGGAGCGACACTTCCGCAACGAGCAAAACCAGCGCCGCTACCACGTGGTGGAAAGCTCCTTCGGCTCGTTTCACCGCGCCTTCCAGCTACCCGATACCGTGGATGCCAGCCGCATTCAGGCTGCTTTTGAAGATGGCGTGCTGCGGGTAAGCGTGCCCAAGGACGAGAAGAAAACCATGCGCCACCAGATTGAGGTGCGCGGCGGCCAGAACCAGGGTAGTAGCCCCGGCCAGATGTCGGAGCGCCTGGGAGAGCAGGCCACCGACGTAGCCGTGCAAACGGGCAGCAATGGCAACGGCCAGCCCCAAGCCACCGGCTCCGTAGATCCGG
- a CDS encoding haloacid dehalogenase type II, whose protein sequence is MPDTSIYRPLPKVLLFDVNETLLDMGKLKRAVPKAFGNKHAFKQWFGLLLHYSLVNTVTGTYHPFGHIAEAALDMTADMLEEKRLSPTTKKELVGLLTQLPAHPDVPRGLQMLLDAGFRLVAFTNSPQLTLDAQLRYAGIIHYFEQGLSVEAVELYKPHFHTYQAAVQTLGVAPTEALLIAAHGWDVAGAQDAGLRSGFIARPGQTLYPLATPPTYQGKDLPSLARQIIG, encoded by the coding sequence ATGCCTGATACGTCCATTTACCGCCCGCTGCCGAAGGTGCTGCTCTTCGACGTGAACGAAACCTTGCTCGATATGGGCAAGCTCAAGCGGGCCGTGCCGAAAGCCTTCGGCAATAAACACGCCTTCAAGCAGTGGTTTGGGCTGCTACTGCACTACTCGCTGGTAAATACCGTAACGGGCACCTACCACCCCTTCGGCCACATTGCGGAAGCGGCCCTGGACATGACGGCCGACATGCTGGAGGAAAAGCGCCTCTCGCCCACCACCAAAAAGGAGCTGGTGGGTCTGCTCACCCAGCTGCCCGCCCACCCCGACGTGCCCCGCGGCCTGCAAATGCTGCTCGATGCTGGTTTTCGGCTGGTGGCCTTCACCAACTCTCCCCAGCTAACCCTGGATGCGCAACTACGCTACGCCGGCATCATTCACTACTTCGAGCAAGGCCTGAGCGTGGAGGCGGTGGAGCTGTACAAACCTCACTTCCATACCTACCAAGCGGCCGTGCAAACCCTGGGCGTAGCTCCCACGGAGGCCCTGCTCATAGCCGCCCACGGCTGGGACGTAGCCGGGGCCCAGGACGCCGGACTGCGCAGTGGCTTTATCGCCCGCCCGGGCCAAACCCTCTACCCCCTAGCCACGCCGCCCACTTATCAAGGGAAAGATCTGCCCTCCCTGGCTCGCCAGATTATCGGCTAA
- a CDS encoding BamA/TamA family outer membrane protein: MYARVLVFWLLLLALGSGAAAWAQQTAPLNPAAPPLQAAPPALLPDSGRRATPAPLRPARPVVLQLAVEAADRPVVRPYRYRSALPDSLAALREVRTLVLALQANSYLTASADELRWHHDTLRVQLYVGEKFRWARLRNGNLGDGLLTRAGYREKLFYEQPLRPQEWAKLQENVLHEAENQGYPFATIGLDSVALRGADVEGRVVLRRGPAIVFDSLQIVGKNKTRARFLTKYLQIEPNQPFSQQRIQEAARRLRQLSYLRLKAEPEVRFARGRARVFFLLEDRTANQFDAIVGVLPNPNPGIGQKRIQVTGDVTINLRNIGGGGKGVGVQWRKLDASSQLLDAQYVHPAFFGTPLELNGSFNLLKQNDLFLTARPRLQLVYPMAQAGRLAFFVEWRSSRLIDTTLKRATVLPENIDSRFTSYGLDYSWNTLDDPYFPRRGLLASGQASIGTKRISKNPDVNEALYAGLALRSTQVSLGLRVERYFRVGQGGVLLTRLRGEALVNQRLFLNDLFRLGGLATLRGFNELNYYASQYAVGTAEFRQFTGPDAYVFLFVDQAYLRRDLPATRLPHDTPTGLGAGLSFRTGAGQFQFVYALGRDRQQRFALNSGKIHFGITSRF, encoded by the coding sequence ATGTACGCCCGCGTCTTGGTTTTCTGGCTGCTACTGCTGGCTCTCGGGTCGGGTGCGGCTGCGTGGGCTCAGCAGACGGCCCCGCTCAATCCGGCCGCGCCCCCTCTGCAAGCCGCGCCGCCGGCCCTGCTCCCCGATTCTGGCCGGCGCGCTACCCCGGCCCCGCTCCGCCCGGCCCGGCCCGTGGTGCTGCAACTGGCAGTAGAAGCCGCCGACCGCCCCGTGGTGCGCCCCTACCGCTACCGCTCCGCCCTTCCCGATTCGCTGGCCGCCCTGCGCGAGGTGCGCACCCTGGTGCTAGCCCTGCAGGCCAACTCCTACCTGACGGCCTCGGCCGATGAACTGCGCTGGCACCACGATACGCTGCGCGTGCAGCTGTACGTGGGCGAGAAATTCCGCTGGGCCCGCCTGCGCAACGGCAACCTCGGCGACGGACTCCTGACCCGAGCCGGCTACCGCGAGAAGCTATTTTACGAGCAACCGCTACGGCCTCAGGAGTGGGCCAAACTTCAGGAAAACGTACTGCACGAGGCGGAAAACCAGGGCTACCCCTTTGCCACCATCGGCCTCGACTCGGTGGCCCTGCGGGGCGCTGATGTGGAAGGCCGGGTAGTGCTGCGGCGCGGCCCTGCCATCGTGTTCGACTCCCTGCAGATTGTGGGCAAAAACAAAACCCGCGCCCGCTTCCTAACCAAATACCTGCAGATTGAGCCCAACCAGCCTTTCAGCCAGCAGCGCATCCAGGAGGCCGCCCGCCGCCTACGCCAGCTGTCCTATCTGCGCCTGAAAGCCGAGCCCGAGGTGCGGTTTGCCCGCGGGCGGGCGCGGGTCTTTTTCCTGCTCGAAGACCGGACTGCCAACCAATTTGACGCCATTGTGGGAGTATTGCCGAACCCCAACCCCGGCATTGGTCAGAAGCGCATCCAGGTTACCGGCGACGTAACCATTAACCTGCGCAACATTGGCGGGGGCGGTAAGGGGGTAGGCGTGCAGTGGCGCAAGCTCGATGCCAGCTCCCAGCTGCTGGATGCGCAGTACGTGCATCCTGCTTTCTTCGGCACGCCTCTGGAGCTAAACGGCTCGTTTAACTTACTTAAGCAGAACGACTTGTTCCTGACGGCCCGGCCGCGCCTACAGCTGGTATACCCCATGGCCCAGGCCGGCCGCCTCGCCTTTTTCGTGGAGTGGCGTAGCTCCCGCCTGATTGACACTACCCTCAAACGGGCCACGGTATTACCCGAAAACATCGATTCCCGCTTCACCTCTTACGGCCTCGACTACTCCTGGAATACCCTCGACGACCCTTATTTCCCGCGGCGCGGGTTGCTAGCCAGCGGACAGGCCTCCATCGGTACCAAGCGCATCAGCAAAAATCCTGATGTTAATGAGGCCCTGTATGCGGGGTTGGCCCTGCGCTCCACTCAGGTAAGCCTCGGCCTGCGGGTTGAGCGATACTTCCGGGTGGGGCAGGGCGGCGTGCTGCTGACCCGCCTGCGGGGTGAGGCCCTCGTCAACCAGCGCCTGTTCCTCAACGACTTATTCAGGCTGGGCGGGCTGGCAACCTTGCGGGGCTTCAACGAGCTGAACTATTACGCCAGTCAGTACGCGGTGGGTACCGCCGAGTTCCGCCAATTCACCGGCCCCGATGCCTACGTGTTTCTGTTCGTGGACCAAGCCTACCTGCGCCGCGACTTACCCGCTACCCGCCTACCCCACGATACGCCCACGGGCCTTGGGGCCGGCCTGAGCTTCCGCACAGGGGCCGGCCAGTTTCAGTTCGTATACGCCCTCGGCCGCGACCGGCAGCAGCGCTTCGCCCTAAACTCTGGCAAGATCCATTTCGGCATTACCAGTCGTTTCTAA
- a CDS encoding nuclear transport factor 2 family protein gives MNEQLDVINSYFDLVQAFNTDPAAYAAVLHPEVEQTEYPNLLYRSIQRRSFTDILDNLRAGRELLRDPQFEVQRTQVTPDGSVLVEGLWQATTTSDIGPLLRGQRLLGQLCLIFEFKDGKIFRQRRYPCYELA, from the coding sequence ATGAACGAGCAACTTGACGTCATCAATTCGTATTTCGATCTGGTTCAAGCGTTCAACACCGACCCCGCCGCTTACGCCGCCGTGCTGCATCCGGAAGTAGAGCAAACGGAATATCCTAACCTGCTGTACCGCAGCATCCAACGCCGCTCCTTCACGGATATCCTCGACAACCTGCGCGCCGGCCGGGAGCTGCTCCGCGACCCGCAGTTTGAGGTGCAACGCACCCAAGTAACCCCCGACGGTAGCGTACTGGTAGAAGGCCTCTGGCAGGCTACCACCACCAGCGACATTGGCCCCCTCTTGCGCGGGCAGCGCCTGCTTGGGCAGCTATGCCTGATTTTCGAGTTCAAGGACGGGAAGATTTTCCGGCAGCGGCGCTACCCCTGCTACGAACTAGCATAG
- a CDS encoding ribonucleoside-diphosphate reductase small subunit produces the protein MEPLLTENPNRFVLFPIQHDDVWQMYKKAEASFWTAEEIDLGQDQKDWENLNDGERHFISHVLAFFAASDGIVNENLAVNFMQEVQMAEARCFYGFQVMMENIHSETYSLLIDTYIKDPKQKDHLFNALETVPCVKKKGEWAIKWINSENFTERLIAFAAVEGIFFSGSFCSIFWLKKRGLMPGLTFSNELISRDEGLHCDFACLLYKDHLQNKLPESRVHEIIRDAVQIEQEFVTDALPVNLIGMNAQLMSQYIEFVADRLLDSLGYSKIYGATNPFDFMEMISLQGKTNFFEKRVGEYQKAGVLSERTSNAFSLDEDF, from the coding sequence ATGGAACCTCTGCTCACCGAGAACCCCAACCGCTTCGTCCTCTTCCCCATTCAGCACGATGATGTATGGCAGATGTACAAGAAGGCCGAGGCCTCTTTCTGGACGGCCGAGGAAATTGATTTGGGCCAGGACCAGAAAGACTGGGAAAACCTAAACGACGGCGAGCGGCACTTCATTTCGCACGTACTGGCCTTCTTCGCCGCCTCCGATGGCATCGTAAACGAAAACCTGGCCGTGAACTTCATGCAGGAAGTGCAGATGGCCGAGGCCCGCTGCTTCTATGGCTTTCAGGTGATGATGGAAAACATTCACTCGGAAACCTACTCCCTGCTGATTGACACCTACATTAAAGACCCCAAGCAGAAAGACCACCTCTTCAACGCCCTGGAAACCGTGCCCTGCGTGAAGAAGAAGGGTGAGTGGGCCATTAAATGGATTAACTCCGAGAACTTCACCGAGCGCCTGATTGCCTTTGCCGCCGTGGAGGGCATCTTCTTCTCCGGCTCGTTCTGCTCCATCTTCTGGCTCAAGAAGCGGGGCCTGATGCCCGGCCTGACCTTCAGCAACGAGCTGATTTCCCGCGACGAAGGCCTGCACTGTGACTTTGCCTGCCTGCTTTACAAAGACCACCTGCAGAACAAGCTACCCGAGTCGCGGGTGCACGAAATCATCCGGGACGCCGTGCAGATTGAGCAGGAGTTCGTGACGGATGCCCTACCCGTGAACCTGATTGGGATGAACGCCCAGCTCATGAGCCAGTATATTGAGTTTGTGGCCGACCGCCTGCTTGACTCTCTGGGCTACAGCAAGATTTACGGCGCTACCAACCCCTTCGACTTCATGGAAATGATTTCGCTGCAGGGCAAAACCAACTTCTTCGAGAAGCGGGTAGGCGAGTACCAGAAGGCCGGCGTGCTGAGCGAGCGGACTTCCAATGCCTTCTCTCTCGACGAGGATTTTTAA
- the rpmA gene encoding 50S ribosomal protein L27 produces the protein MAHKKGVGSSNNGRESEAKRLGVKIFGGQSIIAGNIIVRQRGTKHHPGQNVGIGKDHTLFAMIDGTVQFRKGRKDRSFVSVLPGVAEAAEVHTSAPASAEAHDNA, from the coding sequence ATGGCACACAAGAAAGGCGTAGGTAGCTCCAACAACGGCCGCGAATCAGAAGCAAAGCGTCTGGGCGTGAAAATCTTCGGCGGGCAAAGCATCATTGCCGGCAACATCATCGTGCGTCAGCGCGGCACCAAGCACCACCCCGGCCAGAACGTAGGTATCGGTAAAGACCACACCCTGTTCGCTATGATCGACGGTACGGTGCAGTTCCGCAAGGGCCGCAAGGACCGTTCGTTTGTATCGGTACTGCCTGGTGTTGCTGAAGCCGCTGAGGTACACACATCGGCTCCAGCTTCGGCTGAAGCGCACGACAACGCGTAA
- a CDS encoding glycosyl-4,4'-diaponeurosporenoate acyltransferase CrtO family protein, whose product MAPPRNADAPLAGRLAFYNAVPSVVWSGLSWGPLTVFCYQHMARPWLYGLLGVSVLAYVVPRAWFRYWQLSKSPAVYRRLGVPWVNRLAQHGAAVNALIRRRYPQYRRVRGRPSVAALVGSSYHMERFHVAALLVFLWAGAYAAARGYWGWTGLLTVLNIGYNLYPIWLQQYLRLRLAASAGKPLG is encoded by the coding sequence ATGGCACCTCCCAGAAACGCTGATGCTCCGCTGGCTGGCCGGCTGGCGTTTTATAATGCCGTGCCGTCGGTGGTATGGTCGGGGCTGAGTTGGGGGCCGCTGACGGTGTTCTGCTACCAGCACATGGCGCGGCCGTGGCTGTACGGGCTACTGGGGGTGAGTGTGCTAGCGTATGTTGTGCCCCGCGCCTGGTTTCGGTACTGGCAGTTGAGCAAGTCGCCGGCCGTTTATCGGCGGTTAGGTGTGCCCTGGGTTAACCGTCTGGCCCAGCACGGCGCCGCAGTTAACGCGCTTATCCGGCGGCGCTATCCGCAGTACCGCCGGGTACGGGGCCGCCCGTCGGTGGCGGCACTAGTGGGCAGCAGCTACCACATGGAGCGGTTTCACGTGGCGGCGCTGCTGGTCTTTCTATGGGCCGGTGCGTATGCTGCCGCGCGGGGCTACTGGGGCTGGACCGGGTTGCTGACGGTGCTCAACATAGGCTATAACCTGTACCCCATCTGGCTGCAACAATACCTGCGGTTGCGCTTGGCCGCTTCGGCCGGCAAGCCATTGGGGTAG
- the rplU gene encoding 50S ribosomal protein L21 — translation MYAIVNIAGKQTKVEANKFVYAHRLAGNVGDTVELGKALLTDDNGTLTIGAPELDVTVSGTILAHVKGDKVLVFKKKRRKGYKKLNGHRQQFTKVMINSIG, via the coding sequence ATGTACGCAATTGTCAACATAGCCGGGAAGCAGACCAAGGTCGAAGCCAATAAATTTGTATACGCCCACCGTTTGGCTGGCAACGTCGGCGACACTGTGGAGCTGGGCAAAGCCCTGCTGACCGATGATAACGGAACCCTCACCATTGGCGCCCCTGAGCTGGACGTGACCGTAAGCGGCACCATCCTGGCTCACGTGAAGGGCGACAAAGTGTTGGTATTTAAGAAGAAGCGCCGCAAGGGCTACAAGAAGCTGAACGGTCACCGTCAGCAGTTCACCAAAGTAATGATCAACAGCATCGGCTAG
- a CDS encoding alpha/beta hydrolase, which yields MALLSLLPSLRWVAPVVAASVALASCNSSQTSESTNAAATATDSMSTAPATANPATAGPQPVKPTGPKPAWGPTIAPEMQAVIETLASLGGKPIETLSAQEARQQPTPADAVMKLMRDNNMPTPPVTADTMSRMVMPGVKVRIYTPRNASGTLPVVVYYHGGGWVIANLDTYDASVRGLVEKTGAIFVSVAYRQGPEHKYPTAHNDSFAAYQWVLKNAASFKGDPQKVAVVGESAGGNLAATVSMMARDKKVMLPKHEVLVYPIAGYDLNTPSYQKYAQAKPLNKPMMAWFFENYLRGAADGKSPMISLVNANLKGLPPTTIITAEIDPLMSDGSMLADKMKAAGVPTKYQNYDGVTHEFFGMAAVVPQAGQAQDMAAAELKKALQ from the coding sequence ATGGCTCTTTTGTCATTACTCCCCTCCCTGCGGTGGGTGGCTCCGGTAGTAGCCGCCAGCGTTGCACTCGCGTCTTGCAATTCCTCCCAAACCTCTGAGTCAACCAATGCCGCCGCCACGGCCACTGACTCGATGAGTACCGCTCCGGCTACCGCCAACCCAGCTACAGCCGGGCCGCAGCCAGTGAAGCCTACGGGGCCGAAACCCGCGTGGGGGCCCACTATTGCGCCAGAAATGCAGGCTGTTATTGAAACGTTGGCTAGCCTCGGTGGAAAGCCTATCGAAACCTTATCGGCCCAGGAAGCCCGGCAGCAGCCTACCCCCGCTGATGCGGTAATGAAGCTGATGCGCGACAACAATATGCCGACGCCGCCCGTTACGGCCGACACGATGAGCCGGATGGTGATGCCGGGAGTGAAAGTGCGCATTTATACCCCCCGCAATGCCAGCGGTACATTGCCGGTGGTGGTGTACTACCACGGCGGCGGCTGGGTAATTGCCAACCTCGATACTTACGATGCTTCCGTGCGGGGTCTCGTGGAAAAAACTGGCGCCATCTTCGTATCAGTAGCGTATCGGCAAGGGCCGGAGCATAAGTATCCCACTGCCCACAACGATTCCTTTGCGGCCTACCAGTGGGTGCTGAAAAATGCTGCCTCTTTCAAAGGCGACCCACAGAAGGTGGCCGTAGTGGGCGAAAGCGCCGGTGGCAACCTGGCCGCGACCGTGAGTATGATGGCTCGCGACAAGAAAGTAATGCTGCCCAAGCATGAAGTGCTGGTGTACCCCATTGCTGGCTACGACCTAAACACGCCTTCTTACCAGAAATATGCCCAGGCTAAGCCGCTGAACAAGCCCATGATGGCGTGGTTCTTTGAGAACTACCTGCGCGGAGCCGCCGACGGCAAGAGCCCCATGATTTCGCTGGTGAATGCTAATTTGAAGGGTCTGCCACCTACCACCATTATTACAGCCGAAATCGACCCGCTGATGAGCGATGGTAGCATGCTGGCTGATAAGATGAAGGCGGCGGGCGTACCCACTAAATACCAGAACTACGATGGCGTGACCCACGAGTTCTTTGGAATGGCTGCCGTAGTGCCCCAAGCGGGCCAGGCCCAGGATATGGCCGCCGCGGAACTAAAGAAAGCTCTGCAATAG
- a CDS encoding ribonucleoside-diphosphate reductase subunit alpha: protein MLVIKRDGRRESVKFDKVTARIEKLCYGLNQNFISPIEVAKKVIDGIYDGVTTIELDNLAAETAASLTTKHPDYAILAARIAVSNLHKVTSKSFSSTMKRLHTYEDPKTGENASLIAQDVWEIVHAHAATLDSAIIYDRDYNYDYFGFKTLERSYLLRLDGRVVERPQHMLMRVAVGIHKEDIAAAIETYNLMSERWFTHATPTLFNAGTPKPQLSSCFLLTMKDDSIEGIYDTLKNCALISQSAGGIGLAVHNVRATGSYIKGTNGTSNGLTPMLKVFNDTARYVDQGGGKRKGAFAIYLEPWHADIFDFLDLKKNHGKEEMRARDLFYALWTPDLFMKRVEANGDWTLMCPNECPGLDECYGEEFERLYQKYEREGRGRKTIKAQDLWFAILESQTETGTPYMLFKDAANNKSNQKNLGTIKSSNLCTEIMEYTDKDEVAVCNLASLALPRYVRPDEAGNLIFDHQKLYEVTYHATMNLNKVIDINYYPVAEAERSNRRHRPIGLGVQGLADTFIALRMPFESDEASGLNKDIFETIYFAAMTASKDLAIRDGHYETFPGSPLSKGQFQFDLWGITPESGRWDWETLRAQVMEHGVRNSLLVAPMPTASTAQILGNNESFEPYTSNIYVRRVLSGEFMVVNKHLLKDLVKLGLWNDQMKNAIIAANGSVQDIPNIPQNIKDLYKTVWEISQRRIIDMSADRGAYICQSQSLNLHVLNVNFGKLTSMHFHSWKKGLKTGMYYLRTKAAVDAIKFTVQKQAAETLEPLNVSAQNASDMACSLDNPDACEACGS from the coding sequence ATGTTGGTAATCAAACGCGACGGCCGCCGCGAGTCCGTGAAATTCGATAAAGTAACGGCCCGCATCGAGAAGCTCTGCTACGGGCTCAACCAGAATTTCATCTCCCCGATTGAGGTGGCCAAGAAGGTTATCGACGGCATTTACGACGGCGTAACCACGATTGAGCTGGACAACCTGGCGGCCGAAACCGCCGCCTCGCTCACCACCAAGCACCCCGACTACGCCATTCTGGCCGCGCGCATTGCCGTGAGCAACCTGCACAAGGTCACCAGCAAGTCGTTTAGCAGCACCATGAAGCGGCTGCACACCTACGAGGACCCCAAGACGGGCGAAAACGCCTCCCTGATTGCCCAGGACGTGTGGGAAATCGTGCACGCCCACGCCGCTACCCTTGACTCGGCCATCATCTACGACCGGGACTATAACTACGATTACTTCGGCTTCAAGACCCTGGAGCGGAGCTATTTGCTGCGTTTGGATGGCCGGGTGGTGGAGCGGCCCCAGCACATGCTGATGCGCGTGGCCGTGGGCATTCACAAGGAGGACATTGCCGCTGCCATCGAGACCTACAACCTGATGTCGGAGCGGTGGTTTACGCATGCCACCCCTACCCTCTTCAACGCCGGCACGCCCAAGCCCCAGCTCAGCTCCTGCTTCCTGCTCACGATGAAGGATGACTCCATTGAGGGCATCTACGACACGCTGAAGAACTGCGCCCTGATTTCGCAGAGCGCCGGCGGTATTGGCCTGGCTGTGCACAACGTGCGTGCCACGGGTTCCTACATCAAGGGCACCAACGGCACCTCCAACGGCCTGACGCCCATGCTGAAGGTGTTCAACGACACGGCCCGCTACGTGGACCAGGGCGGCGGCAAGCGCAAAGGCGCTTTCGCTATTTACCTGGAGCCCTGGCACGCCGACATCTTCGACTTCCTGGACCTGAAAAAGAACCACGGCAAGGAGGAGATGCGCGCCCGCGACCTGTTCTACGCCCTCTGGACGCCCGACCTGTTCATGAAGCGCGTGGAAGCCAACGGCGACTGGACCCTGATGTGCCCCAACGAGTGCCCCGGCCTCGATGAGTGCTACGGCGAGGAGTTTGAGCGCCTCTACCAGAAGTATGAGCGTGAAGGCCGCGGCCGCAAAACCATCAAGGCCCAGGACCTGTGGTTTGCCATTCTGGAAAGCCAGACCGAGACCGGCACGCCCTACATGCTGTTCAAGGACGCCGCCAATAACAAGAGCAACCAGAAAAACCTCGGTACCATCAAGAGCTCCAACCTCTGCACCGAGATTATGGAGTACACCGACAAGGACGAGGTAGCGGTGTGCAACCTGGCCTCCCTGGCCCTACCCCGCTACGTGCGCCCCGACGAGGCCGGCAACCTCATCTTCGACCACCAGAAGCTCTATGAGGTAACCTACCACGCCACGATGAACCTGAACAAGGTCATCGACATCAACTACTACCCCGTAGCCGAAGCCGAACGCAGCAACCGCCGCCACCGCCCCATCGGACTGGGCGTGCAGGGCCTCGCCGATACGTTCATTGCCCTGCGCATGCCCTTCGAGAGCGACGAAGCCAGCGGCCTGAACAAGGACATCTTCGAAACCATCTACTTCGCGGCCATGACGGCCTCCAAGGACCTGGCCATCCGCGACGGGCACTACGAGACCTTCCCCGGCTCGCCCCTGAGCAAGGGCCAGTTCCAGTTCGATCTGTGGGGCATAACGCCGGAGTCGGGCCGCTGGGATTGGGAAACGCTGCGCGCCCAGGTAATGGAGCACGGCGTGCGCAACTCTCTGCTGGTAGCCCCCATGCCCACGGCCAGCACGGCCCAGATTCTGGGAAACAACGAGTCGTTTGAGCCCTACACCTCCAACATCTATGTGCGCCGCGTGCTGAGCGGGGAGTTCATGGTGGTGAACAAGCACCTGCTCAAGGACCTGGTGAAGCTAGGCTTGTGGAACGACCAGATGAAGAACGCCATCATTGCCGCCAACGGCTCAGTACAGGACATCCCGAACATTCCGCAGAACATCAAGGACCTGTACAAGACGGTGTGGGAGATTTCGCAGCGCCGCATCATTGATATGTCGGCCGACCGGGGCGCCTACATCTGCCAGAGCCAGAGCCTGAACCTGCACGTGCTGAACGTGAACTTCGGCAAGCTCACCAGCATGCACTTCCACAGCTGGAAGAAGGGCCTGAAAACCGGCATGTACTACCTGCGCACCAAAGCCGCCGTGGATGCCATCAAGTTCACGGTGCAGAAGCAAGCCGCCGAGACCCTGGAGCCGCTGAACGTATCGGCCCAGAACGCCTCCGACATGGCCTGCTCCCTGGATAACCCAGACGCTTGCGAGGCCTGCGGTTCGTAA